A window of the Firmicutes bacterium CAG:345 genome harbors these coding sequences:
- a CDS encoding rNA polymerase sigma factor (product inferred by homology to UniProt), which produces MSEYKVNITGLNTGSLKSWSSEKTLNAIKEYKEGKIPIDDIVINNLKLVLSCIQEFKNNKDNMDDMFSNGVLGLIKAINNFDLNRTVMFSTYAVPMIKGEVRRYIRECQNIVKVSRKIKDLAYNVIAIQDDYLQKNGILPSIEYLEKTLDAKGYEIKEALDSLSPTLSLDDPINSDEDMILSDVIPSDKDYVANYRDMISLKEGIENLDCLEKEIIDKRYYQDMTQMEVAKDLDISQAQVSRIEKSALKSLRKYFTYGGNDEKRNSS; this is translated from the coding sequence GCAATAAAAGAATATAAAGAAGGAAAAATACCAATTGATGATATTGTAATCAATAATTTAAAATTAGTTTTATCATGCATACAAGAATTTAAAAACAATAAGGATAATATGGATGATATGTTTTCTAATGGAGTTTTAGGGTTGATAAAGGCAATCAATAATTTTGATCTAAATAGAACAGTTATGTTTTCAACTTACGCAGTTCCCATGATCAAAGGAGAAGTAAGAAGATATATAAGAGAATGTCAAAATATAGTTAAAGTCTCAAGAAAAATTAAAGATCTTGCCTATAATGTCATTGCAATACAAGATGATTATTTACAAAAAAATGGAATATTGCCATCGATAGAATATCTAGAAAAGACTCTAGATGCTAAAGGTTATGAAATAAAAGAAGCGCTAGATAGTCTTTCTCCAACACTCAGTTTAGATGATCCGATAAATAGCGATGAAGATATGATACTTTCAGATGTAATTCCAAGTGACAAAGATTATGTTGCCAATTATCGGGATATGATTTCTTTAAAAGAAGGAATAGAGAATTTAGATTGTCTAGAAAAAGAAATTATCGATAAAAGATATTATCAAGATATGACGCAGATGGAAGTAGCAAAAGATTTGGACATTTCTCAAGCCCAGGTTTCAAGAATTGAAAAAAGTGCTCTAAAGAGTTTGAGAAAATATTTTACTTATGGAGGAAATGATGAAAAAAGAAATAGCAGTTGA
- a CDS encoding cell division protein SepF (product inferred by homology to UniProt), producing the protein MKKEIAVEEDYKSPVVLFPRSSSEVNKMARILLEGRSIIVNLTSLEIDSQLRVIDYLSGVSFVIGAKRERLDRSVYLFQIG; encoded by the coding sequence ATGAAAAAAGAAATAGCAGTTGAAGAAGACTATAAATCACCGGTAGTCTTATTTCCACGTTCTTCCTCAGAAGTGAATAAAATGGCCAGAATACTTTTAGAAGGGCGGTCGATAATAGTCAATTTAACATCGTTAGAAATTGATTCACAGTTAAGAGTTATAGATTATTTATCCGGAGTATCTTTTGTAATAGGAGCGAAAAGAGAAAGACTAGATAGGTCTGTTTATCTATTTCAAATCGGATAA